The window GTTTCCAGCATCGCTCCCGCCCGCGCCTGAAGTCGCGAACTAGCCCGGCAATGCGCAGCACTCGGAGATGCTTGGTCACCGCCTGTCGGGTCACGTCGGCTCCCTCGGTCAGCTGAGTGATCGACATCGGTCCTCCGGCCGAAAGGCGCGCGACGACGTGGAGCCGGGTGGGATCACCGAGGGCTGCGAACAGCGGAGCCGCGCGCGCGACCGCGGCGCTACGTCGCTGTGACATGGCGCTCGATGTTCTGCATCTGCTCAGCCCATCCGCCCTCGTTCTCACGGTATGTTTTCTCGCGGATGTCCGGCGGCAACTGATCGAAGCCGGATTCCACGAGGGTGAGGCGTGTCCCCCCCGGCGCGTCCTCGAGCGTGAATGTCACGAGCGTCTGCGTATCGATCGAGTCGTCAATGCCAGGCAGCCAGCGGAATGACAATCGTTCCTCCGGCGTGACCTCGACCACATCCACCTCCATCACGAGGTGCTCGTAGCCGGGATACGTGATCTGCCCCTTCACGTTTTCCCCGGCGGTGAATCTGCCCGGAGGAAAGTCGACACGGAACCATGTACCGAACTCGGTTCTGTCGACGACCGCCCGCCAGACGCGAGATCGCGGCGCCCGGATGAAGACTTCCTTTTCGATTCGGTCCTTCATATGCAACCTCCTGGTTGCAGGATATCAGGCAACTTCTCGTTCCCGCCGGCTTGTTGATCCGCCCTGTTACGATGTCGGCATTCGGAGGGAGCCATGAAAAGCATCATCACCGTCACCGGATCGATCCTGATTTCACTGATTTTTCTCGCAGCACCGTCGGAGGTTCGAGCGGATGAAACGAACGCGGCGTCCGATTCGCCTCCGGTCGTCGCCACCTACTCGATCCTCGGGTTCGATCCGGCTACCGGTGAGGTCGGCGGCGCCGTGCAGTCGCGCGTCTTCTCGGTCGGCAACGGGGTGCTGTGGGGTGAGGCTGGGGGGGGCGTCGTTGCGACCCAGGCGATCGTCGACGTCAGCTACGGCCCGCGAGGAATCGAGCTGCTGA is drawn from Acidobacteriota bacterium and contains these coding sequences:
- a CDS encoding metalloregulator ArsR/SmtB family transcription factor, which translates into the protein MSQRRSAAVARAAPLFAALGDPTRLHVVARLSAGGPMSITQLTEGADVTRQAVTKHLRVLRIAGLVRDFRRGRERCWKLETRRLDEAHRVLDLISERWDEALDRLRALVEK
- a CDS encoding SRPBCC family protein, with product MKDRIEKEVFIRAPRSRVWRAVVDRTEFGTWFRVDFPPGRFTAGENVKGQITYPGYEHLVMEVDVVEVTPEERLSFRWLPGIDDSIDTQTLVTFTLEDAPGGTRLTLVESGFDQLPPDIREKTYRENEGGWAEQMQNIERHVTAT